A genomic stretch from Photobacterium atrarenae includes:
- a CDS encoding lipase family protein, translated as MRKIMPSLTPRLASEIANIPYGLYQGAGRLAFKGHFEKFFSFNDNSSFEGKTGGISIIENMPILRKVIPGAQRNSEAFAVLGIGKGKYQGDLVISIRGTQNANDWVTNANLGYKGAPNGSLAHAGFINSFHSIRPQIRSYLLKLKRLPNKVHCVGHSLGGALASLCADWLKSEFSLRVNLYTFGSPRVGLEPYARKSGSGADKIYRCTHGADPVPMVPLWPFVHAPHQGQEYRLDNDTGFKISAHKMASTASPGYLNTAKSDSWGDLKLKANHFLGKPVRLKFEHRNQATFTEYWADKISAALITLLKDTGLLVAVSLQATISVGMTFYDYLAKHMERVSKASRMREIQVKGLLGHMLSFIGKPIQKIEDLSAKFIRSVFSMVLTKLYRSAQMALEAIRT; from the coding sequence GTGAGAAAAATTATGCCTTCACTAACACCACGGCTTGCTTCTGAAATAGCTAATATACCATATGGGCTCTATCAAGGTGCCGGTCGATTAGCCTTCAAAGGTCACTTTGAGAAATTTTTTTCTTTTAACGATAACTCTTCTTTTGAAGGGAAAACTGGTGGCATCTCTATTATTGAAAATATGCCAATTCTACGAAAAGTGATCCCTGGTGCTCAGAGAAACTCTGAAGCATTTGCCGTCTTAGGTATAGGAAAAGGAAAGTATCAAGGTGATCTGGTCATCTCTATACGAGGGACTCAAAATGCAAATGATTGGGTCACGAATGCAAATCTCGGATATAAGGGAGCCCCTAACGGCTCCTTAGCCCATGCTGGGTTCATTAATTCATTTCATAGTATAAGGCCTCAAATTCGAAGCTACCTCCTAAAACTAAAACGGCTTCCAAATAAAGTACACTGTGTCGGGCATAGTTTAGGGGGTGCTTTAGCCTCATTATGTGCCGACTGGTTAAAAAGCGAGTTTTCTCTAAGAGTTAACCTATACACATTTGGCTCACCAAGGGTTGGCCTTGAACCATATGCGAGAAAATCAGGAAGTGGTGCAGATAAAATTTACAGGTGCACCCACGGTGCCGACCCTGTCCCTATGGTTCCTCTCTGGCCATTTGTTCATGCGCCTCACCAAGGGCAAGAATATCGCTTAGACAATGATACTGGTTTTAAGATCTCTGCACATAAAATGGCTTCAACAGCGAGCCCTGGCTACCTCAACACGGCGAAATCCGATAGCTGGGGAGATTTAAAATTAAAAGCAAATCATTTCTTAGGCAAACCAGTTAGATTAAAATTTGAGCATCGTAACCAAGCAACATTCACTGAATACTGGGCAGATAAAATCAGTGCGGCATTAATAACACTTCTTAAAGATACTGGTTTACTGGTTGCTGTTAGTCTACAAGCTACTATTTCTGTCGGAATGACATTTTACGATTATCTTGCTAAACATATGGAAAGAGTTTCCAAAGCTTCAAGAATGAGAGAAATTCAAGTTAAGGGCCTTCTAGGCCACATGCTTTCATTTATAGGAAAGCCAATACAGAAAATTGAAGATCTTTCAGCAAAATTCATCCGTTCTGTTTTCTCAATGGTTTTAACTAAGCTCTATAGATCGGCCCAAATGGCACTAGAGGCTATACGAACCTAA